atgtactagatgctggacataaatgtactagatgctggacatagatgtactagatgctggacatagatgtactagatgctgggcatagatgtactagatgctgggcatagatgtactagatcaggcatgggcaaacttggccctccagctgttaaggaactacaagacccacaatgcattgcaggagtcttacagccacagtcatgactcataaaggcaaatgcattgtgggatctgtagtttcttaacagctggatggccaagtttgcccatgcctgtactagatgctgggcatagatgtactagatgctggacatagatgtactagatgctgggcatagatgtactagatgctgggcATAAATGTACTATATTctggacatagatgtactagatgctagacatagatgtactagatgctggacatagatgtactagatgctgggcATAAATGTACTAGATGTTcgacatagatgtactagatgctggacatagatgtactacatgctggacatagatgtactacatgctggacatagatgtactagatgctgggcatagatgtactagatgctgggcatagatgtactagatgctggacatagatgtactacatgctggacatagatgtactagatgctggacatagatgtactaCATGCTGGAcctagatgtactagatgctggacataaatgtactagatgctggacatagatgtactacatgctggacatagatgtactagatgctgggcATAAATGTACTATATTCTGGACATAGGCGTACTAAATGCTGGACACAGTGGCATCACTAGGGAGGTGCGGTAGGTGTGGACTGCACCaaatgtcaccagcagagggggtgacaccaagctccaggtTATGGGGGAGTGGAGCAGGCTATGTGAATACTGACCAGGCTAGTGCCTGATGtacttctccctcctgctcttctccccACTGGCGACTCCGTGCTGAGCTGATTTCAGAGGTCACCAGGGTCACATGGTGATCACCTTAACATGCCTCTATAACAAGCAACATTACTtcctggtgaggttggaggttcattAGGTAAATGAGGGGGTGACAACATGAGTTTCTACACCGGGTGACACCAACCCCAGTGATGCCTCTGGCTGGACATAGAGTAGgtaaataggatccagaggcttccctcttctgaggtaagtatctgctttttGCTGTAACAAAACTCCCATGtttgctttaaccatttctgctgcccggacatgaagctcacgtctgggcggctgctctgctgcggtgccgcgctcctGCGcgtgcccccgtggtgtcccccggtagccctaggatcagtgggaacaagaagtaaaaattttttttcaaaaagaccttatagtatttgagaaaattgattccaAATCCTCAAAGAGAAAcattatctatttaaatcgcgtaatgacatttttgcggaaacaattcccgccgactttagcagttaatagcaaagtccccttaaatcctagcaacaccaagtttgcaggatatgttaaaaaagatactgggaaacaatattttaaaaaaaattgaaacattttatttatttatttttaagttaaaatttttgggttatgttctgagtgtgggaaattttttgaaaaaaatgacatgggatcccccctcccgagcctctgtaaccccttgtctcccatgcaggctgggatagccagaatgcggagccccggccgactggggcttcgcaccctgagctataccagcccacatggtccatggtatgggggggctccgggggggagggacggccaagccttcccctcccccccggagcccttgtctaatccatggacaaggggctcttccccacctccggtgccccaggaagaggtgggggcgacgactccttgggggggttcatggtggcatctgggagtcccctttaaaaaggggacccccagatgcccacccccctcccaggagaaattagtataggggtacaaagtaccccttacccatttccacaaagggttaaatgaaataaaaacgcaaccacgagaaaagtcctttaatgttcttaattaaccacaaatacttacctgtacctttaagaaaaaaatcccacgtcaattaggtcccacgacagtatcctccatcttgcgatcttctggcgTCGGGgcggtggagatcttcaatcaagatgtatcagaaggtcgcaagatggaggatactgtcgtgggacctaattggcgtgggatttttttcttaaaggtacaggtaagtatttgtggttaatttagaacattaaaggacttttctcgtggttgcgtttttatttcatttaaagagacactgaagcgagaaaaaaaatatgatataatgaattggttgtgtactatgaataattactagaagattagcagcaaagaaaatattctcatatttttattttcaggtatatagtgtgttttctaacattgcatcattctctaatatgtgcagattacacaacactcagcattcaaaatgattatttcagagcagtctgtgaactaatgacctctcctctggcagataaaaagaaaactgttcacttacagctgagataataaaagtcagaagacagccctctccacgactttgaaagtcgtagagattaatggcttttttgcatagagataacaactggagtttcttaactcttcctgtactggaaacaattacactgatgtatctgatctgagggctggtgcacaccaaaaaccgcaagcagatccgcaaaacgctagcgttttttgaacCGCTTATTGTCATTTTGATAGCGCGGTTTTGGGGCGTTTTgggggcgttttgcgttttttgcgtgcgtttttgcaagcgtttttggaagcgttttgcgtttttcaggaAAAGAGGTTTAAAGACCTTAAACAAAGGGTTAAAGTGCGATATATTGATGACACATGTGAAGCACATTGAGCAATTGAAGTAAAAAACCCAATATAAAAAGGGTGGGGTCCTTAACAACATTGTGGGTTagttcaggagaggtgacactgtggTTTGTAGAGAAGAGTGACTTGTTTTGGAAAATGTTTCCTGATGTGCTGTTATTGCTCTGTGTAGCAGCATATATGAGACGTAGGCCAAGGACAAGGAGATACTGGGTGCATCCCATGCTACAAGAGCGGCGCCGGAAGGGTCAATTTAGGACCCTATATAGAGATTTGAGGCACCATCCAGAAAAGTTTTTTGGCTACACCCGCATGTCTGTGTCCAGGTAAGAATACTTGTCACTTATTTTTATAATGGGGCTAAGTATTTTGGGGAGGAATGAAATTGGAAGCACTTTTTGGCCCTTAGTTAACTGTGTTTGACTGTAAACAGAAAAACAACACAATAATCAATCCGGTGTATACATAAGCTAACCAAATAACTGTGATACTTGATCCTGGTGTGTTATGTATTCAATGCCTAAGGCCTCCATCTAATTTTTCTATAGGAGTAACTACTATATTATATATCCATAGTTTACCCAAAACATTTGTAGTATATTATGACCTTACATACTCCTGGTGCATACTTCATTAAGTATATGGCAACAATAAGCATATGGGACACAGTAATGAAGCAATGTTTGAACAAAATCTTTCGTTTTAATGTTTTGTTCTTCTGTGCAAAGAATATTTTGGACATGTGTTGTCCATACTTTGCTTTCAGCAGCAAAAGTAATATGTCACAAATGAAAAATGTTTCTGCAACAAACAACAGTAGATCTAAAGATAAGCATGCTctttttttctagttttgatggccTTTTAGCCAAACTGAAGGATGCCCTTCGCCGACAAGACACTAACTTTCGCCTAGCAATCACACCAACTGAGCGACTCCTCATAACATTGAGGTAATGTAAACTAAGATCCAAATCTGAGCAttgaacaataaaataaaatgtaaaactacaaAAAACTAGTCATGTTGTGATAGCAAATCACACATACTACCAGGGCCCTGATTGTAAGCATGTGTACCTGATTCAGCATTTGTATGAGGCTGGCTGTGCGATGTTAAATCAGTGTACACTGTAGAGTCACTGTGCATAGATGATGTTTGAAATCGCATACCTTGATCAGGGCGCTGAGGTGGAGGCATAGAGTAATGAGGCTGTTGACCATATGGCATGTTATGCATATGCATTGGTGGGTAGTGGGGTGGGTCATAAATGCGTTGCATATGGTAAGAGAGTTGTGGGTGTGCATTATATTGTTGGCTGGAAGCAGGCAGGTGTGGTTGCTGCaagtagttgtgcacattgtcatCTGCACGGGTCTCAGGTAGTAAGAATCTCCCCAGGGTCTCAGAGATGGCATGTCTGGCTGCCCATTGCTTATCAGGAGGCACTTTTTGTAATAGTGGCACCAAACTTAAAAGATACTGTGTGCATGGCTCTTTAAGTTGTTTCATTTCatcctctcgcttctccatatGATCAACAGCCTTTTCTATTGAACTAATCAGCTTCTggtcgtattcagccctgctcatacctcttcctattctcctgccttgtgtagctaccctcacacctctactagacctgacagttgtgcgtgtccgactactcgctgggctgtgtggtgtgtgatctggggTAGTAGAGTCACTGTCTTCCACTGTAGCAGTGTCAACATCCTGTGTAGTGTCTTCTTCAACTTCAACATCACTGGTGGTGGTAGGTGGCACCTCTACATCGTCCTCCTCAGGATCTGGTGGTAGGCTATCTTCAGTCCTTTGGAAAGGGGAAAGCACAACTTTAGTTCATGGAATAGTGACCATGGATGTCACAGCAAATATATGGGCACAATGCGATGCATCtttcattgcaaaacaatagcagtagcctgtctatttttcccattatttgtgtacatagcttttaggcacagcccctgagcaagcatagAGCAAAACTGGCCTGAGTAAACTAGCACTGATTTTGGTAGATGTGTGTTACagatgtgtgatgcagacactactgcagccaaacatataaccagcac
This DNA window, taken from Hyperolius riggenbachi isolate aHypRig1 chromosome 3, aHypRig1.pri, whole genome shotgun sequence, encodes the following:
- the LOC137562530 gene encoding uncharacterized protein isoform X1 encodes the protein MAAKWFTTENLIIKIENSPELYDKSLPGYKDHQRAHEIWSNIAKDFLGEKWNTLSQKGKDSKIALLRTRWKSVRDSYKKEIEKQYHESKSGSGSSQRTKYKYCGILEFLRKHHEPAETEDSLPPDPEEDDVEVPPTTTSDVEVEEDTTQDVDTATVEDSDSTTPDHTPHSPASSRTRTTVRSSRGVRVATQGRRIGRGMSRAEYDQKLISSIEKAVDHMEKREDEMKQLKEPCTQYLLSLVPLLQKVPPDKQWAARHAISETLGRFLLPETRADDNVHNYLQQPHLPASSQQYNAHPQLSYHMQRIYDPPHYPPMHMHNMPYGQQPHYSMPPPQRPDQGMRFQTSSMHSDSTVYTDLTSHSQPHTNAESGTHAYNQGPGSMCDLLSQHD
- the LOC137562530 gene encoding uncharacterized protein isoform X3, with the translated sequence MLASHIVALLRTRWKSVRDSYKKEIEKQYHESKSGSGSSQRTKYKYCGILEFLRKHHEPAETEDSLPPDPEEDDVEVPPTTTSDVEVEEDTTQDVDTATVEDSDSTTPDHTPHSPASSRTRTTVRSSRGVRVATQGRRIGRGMSRAEYDQKLISSIEKAVDHMEKREDEMKQLKEPCTQYLLSLVPLLQKVPPDKQWAARHAISETLGRFLLPETRADDNVHNYLQQPHLPASSQQYNAHPQLSYHMQRIYDPPHYPPMHMHNMPYGQQPHYSMPPPQRPDQGMRFQTSSMHSDSTVYTDLTSHSQPHTNAESGTHAYNQGPGSMCDLLSQHD
- the LOC137562530 gene encoding uncharacterized protein isoform X2; translation: MDCVLHPGLTLLGYLALSYLLLTQLYKLLRGVRVHILSRWWRKDLREYRGWAVALLRTRWKSVRDSYKKEIEKQYHESKSGSGSSQRTKYKYCGILEFLRKHHEPAETEDSLPPDPEEDDVEVPPTTTSDVEVEEDTTQDVDTATVEDSDSTTPDHTPHSPASSRTRTTVRSSRGVRVATQGRRIGRGMSRAEYDQKLISSIEKAVDHMEKREDEMKQLKEPCTQYLLSLVPLLQKVPPDKQWAARHAISETLGRFLLPETRADDNVHNYLQQPHLPASSQQYNAHPQLSYHMQRIYDPPHYPPMHMHNMPYGQQPHYSMPPPQRPDQGMRFQTSSMHSDSTVYTDLTSHSQPHTNAESGTHAYNQGPGSMCDLLSQHD